Proteins from a single region of Cyprinus carpio isolate SPL01 unplaced genomic scaffold, ASM1834038v1 S000006632, whole genome shotgun sequence:
- the LOC109081919 gene encoding fibroblast growth factor 3 yields the protein MVIILVLLLLSSLDSSLQESLAPRLTRTPRAPCARGQACDPRQRRDAGGRGGVYEHLGGAPRRRKLYCATKYHLQIHPNGKIDGSLDENNPFSILEITAVDVGVVAIKGLFSGRYLAMNEKGRLYASEVFNRECEFLERIHELGYNTYASRHHATTQPPPTGSGAGGGKRRASSKRQWYVSINGKGRPRRGFKTRSTDKASLFLPRVLGNKDHEMVRKLRESQRHQAGSHRASVGRAERRRRRHRGSKGHSRKADI from the exons ATGGTTATAATTCTGGTCTTGTTGTTACTGAGCTCCTTGGATTCGAGTTTACAGGAATCTCTGGCTCCGAGGCTAACGAGGACCCCAAGGGCGCCTTGTGCCAGGGGCCAGGCGTGTGACCCAAGGCAGCGGCGAGATGCTGGTGGACGCGGCGGGGTTTACGAGCACCTCGGAGGAGCTCCAAGACGCAGGAAACTTTACTGCGCCACAAAATATCACTTGCAAATTCACCCGAACGGGAAAATAGACGGATCTCTTGATGAAAACAACCCTTTCA GTATACTCGAGATCACAGCTGTGGATGTCGGTGTTGTGGCGATAAAAGGCCTGTTTTCTGGAAGATACCTGGCTATGAATGAGAAAGGACGTCTGTATGCTTCA GAAGTCTTCAACCGAGAGTGTGAGTTTCTGGAGCGCATTCATGAGCTAGGTTACAACACCTATGCATCAAGGCACCATGCTACCACCCAGCCACCACCAACAGGGTCCGGGGCAGGGGGCGGCAAGCGGCGTGCCAGTTCTAAGAGGCAGTGGTACGTGTCCATCAACGGGAAGGGCCGGCCCAGGAGGGGCTTTAAGACACGGAGCACGGACAAAGCTTCCCTCTTCCTGCCCCGTGTTCTGGGCAACAAGGACCATGAGATGGTGCGCAAGCTCAGAGAGAGCCAGCGGCACCAGGCCGGCTCTCACAGAGCCTCTGTGGGTCGGGCAGAACGCAGAAGACGACGACACAGGGGCTCCAAGGGCCACAGCAGAAAGGCTGACATTTAA